One segment of Streptomyces bathyalis DNA contains the following:
- a CDS encoding dipeptidase: MTVDPALGDTSSGSAAIASAVSSLMPRARTELAELVAFRSVADAEQFPRSECEGAARWVADTLRAEGFQDVEVFGTPDGTESVYGLLPGPVGAPTVLLYAHYDVQPPLDETAWRTPPFTLTERDGRWYGRGAADCKGGILMHLLALRALRAEGELPVTVKFIAEGSEEQGTGGLQQYAEINPRLLAADAIVIGDTGNFRAGLPTVTATLRGMCAFQVTVETLEGNLHSGQFGGAAPDALAALIRLLDSLRDADGGTVIDGVEPCAPWDGLEYPEQDFRADARVLDGVQLSGTGSVADRIWAQPSVTVLGIDCPPVVGATPSVQAKARASVSLRVPPGADMDEMAQLLVRHLESHTPWGARATVERTGQGRPFRADTTSPAYKAMADALSVAYDGQEMQIAGQGGSIPLCDTLATLYPQAEILLIGLSEPAAQIHAVDESVSPEELERMSVAEALFLREYAQRA, from the coding sequence ATGACCGTCGACCCGGCCCTCGGAGACACCAGCTCCGGCTCCGCCGCCATCGCTTCGGCCGTCTCGTCCCTCATGCCGCGGGCACGGACCGAGCTCGCGGAGCTCGTCGCCTTCCGCTCGGTTGCCGATGCCGAGCAGTTCCCGAGGAGCGAGTGCGAGGGTGCGGCGCGCTGGGTCGCGGACACGCTGCGCGCCGAAGGTTTCCAGGACGTCGAGGTGTTCGGCACTCCGGACGGCACCGAGTCCGTCTACGGTCTGCTGCCCGGCCCTGTGGGCGCACCGACGGTGCTGCTCTACGCCCACTACGACGTGCAGCCGCCGCTCGACGAAACTGCCTGGCGCACACCGCCGTTCACGCTGACGGAACGGGACGGGCGCTGGTACGGGCGGGGCGCCGCCGACTGCAAGGGCGGAATCCTCATGCACCTTCTGGCACTTCGCGCGCTGCGTGCCGAGGGCGAGCTGCCTGTGACGGTGAAGTTCATCGCGGAGGGATCGGAGGAGCAGGGCACCGGCGGGCTCCAGCAGTACGCCGAAATCAACCCGCGGCTGCTGGCCGCCGACGCGATCGTCATCGGCGACACCGGCAATTTCCGTGCCGGCCTCCCGACGGTGACGGCGACGCTGCGCGGCATGTGCGCGTTCCAGGTCACGGTGGAGACACTGGAAGGCAATCTGCACTCAGGACAGTTCGGCGGCGCCGCCCCTGACGCGCTGGCCGCACTCATCCGCCTGCTGGACTCGCTGCGCGACGCCGACGGCGGCACCGTCATCGACGGAGTGGAGCCGTGCGCGCCGTGGGACGGGCTGGAGTACCCGGAGCAGGACTTCCGTGCGGACGCGCGCGTGCTCGACGGTGTGCAGCTGAGCGGCACGGGCAGCGTCGCGGACCGCATCTGGGCGCAGCCCTCGGTGACCGTCCTGGGCATCGACTGCCCGCCCGTCGTCGGTGCGACGCCGTCGGTGCAGGCGAAGGCACGGGCGTCGGTCAGCCTTCGCGTCCCGCCGGGTGCGGACATGGATGAGATGGCCCAACTCCTCGTCCGTCACCTGGAGTCGCACACTCCGTGGGGTGCGCGGGCAACCGTCGAGAGGACCGGTCAGGGCCGGCCCTTCCGCGCCGACACCACGAGCCCCGCCTACAAGGCCATGGCCGACGCCCTCAGCGTGGCGTACGACGGGCAGGAGATGCAGATCGCCGGCCAGGGCGGCTCGATCCCGCTGTGCGACACCCTCGCCACGCTCTATCCGCAGGCGGAGATCCTTCTCATCGGGCTGAGCGAGCCGGCCGCGCAGATCCACGCGGTCGACGAGAGCGTCTCGCCCGAGGAACTGGAGCGGATGTCCGTGGCGGAGGCGCTCTTCCTCCGCGAGTACGCGCAGCGGGCCTGA
- a CDS encoding helix-turn-helix domain-containing protein encodes MAGEHREDGPASPDAAAGYGGNTPRSDTRGIVDAGELFSRVRFRRRMAAAPLRPYVEHYWLIDWQLEQPYLSQVVPHPSVNIVFQRHGEISSEAEVAGVGLGLFSITLEGTGRVCGVQFRPGGFRPFLARRGRGTVAGLTGRRDPLSEVFPDLPRTLPDVVLSPGEEDARVEALDTFLLDLGPEDDPAAERAMELAHLVRTDRGITRVEQLARREGVSVRSLQRLFAACVGVSPKWVILRYRIHEALEQAAGHRDIDWARLAGELGYSDQAHLVRDFTGTVGLPPTEYVRAALRAQPSRA; translated from the coding sequence ATGGCAGGTGAGCACCGCGAGGACGGCCCCGCCTCCCCGGACGCGGCCGCCGGGTACGGAGGGAACACTCCGCGCAGCGACACCAGGGGCATCGTGGACGCGGGTGAGCTCTTCTCACGGGTGCGCTTCAGGCGGCGCATGGCCGCGGCGCCGCTGCGGCCCTACGTGGAGCACTACTGGCTGATCGACTGGCAGCTGGAGCAGCCCTACCTGTCGCAGGTCGTCCCGCACCCTTCCGTGAACATCGTCTTCCAGCGGCACGGTGAGATCTCCTCGGAGGCCGAGGTGGCGGGGGTGGGTCTGGGCCTGTTCTCGATCACGCTGGAGGGCACGGGCCGGGTGTGCGGTGTCCAGTTCCGTCCGGGCGGCTTCCGGCCCTTCCTCGCCCGCCGGGGCCGCGGGACCGTGGCGGGGCTGACGGGCCGGAGGGACCCGCTCAGCGAGGTCTTCCCCGACCTCCCGCGGACCCTCCCCGACGTGGTGCTCTCACCCGGCGAGGAGGACGCCAGGGTCGAGGCGCTGGACACCTTTCTGCTGGACCTGGGCCCCGAGGACGATCCGGCCGCCGAGCGCGCCATGGAGCTGGCGCATCTGGTGCGCACGGACCGCGGCATCACGCGGGTCGAGCAACTCGCCCGCCGGGAGGGCGTGTCGGTGCGGTCGCTGCAGCGGCTCTTCGCGGCCTGCGTGGGCGTGAGCCCCAAGTGGGTCATCCTGCGCTACCGCATCCACGAGGCGCTGGAGCAGGCGGCGGGGCACCGGGACATCGACTGGGCACGTCTGGCCGGTGAGCTCGGATACAGCGATCAGGCCCACCTCGTACGG
- a CDS encoding TIGR03086 family metal-binding protein, which produces MTNEFSALLEGAVQQARPVVHGVRDEQLGVPTPCSEYDVSALLNHLIHVVVGFQALAARGTADFTTTPDYLDGGKADWRTRFDEETARLVEAWSAPGALEGTSQGMGLPQRTVGGMVLGDLTVHAWDLARATGQDFSPYEPSLPVLLEGWRELAPMGRKMNVFGEPFPVPESASPFDELVALSGRDPGWRPPVAA; this is translated from the coding sequence ATGACGAACGAATTCTCCGCATTGCTCGAAGGGGCCGTGCAACAGGCCCGCCCGGTCGTGCACGGCGTGCGGGACGAGCAGCTGGGCGTCCCGACACCGTGCAGCGAGTACGACGTGAGCGCCCTGCTCAACCACCTCATCCACGTGGTCGTCGGCTTCCAGGCCCTCGCCGCGAGGGGTACGGCTGACTTCACCACCACCCCCGACTACCTCGACGGCGGGAAGGCCGACTGGCGCACGCGCTTCGACGAGGAGACCGCACGCCTGGTGGAGGCATGGTCGGCCCCCGGCGCGCTCGAAGGCACCTCGCAGGGGATGGGACTGCCGCAGCGCACCGTCGGCGGAATGGTGCTCGGCGACCTGACCGTGCACGCTTGGGACCTCGCCCGCGCCACGGGCCAGGACTTCAGCCCGTACGAGCCGAGCCTCCCGGTGCTGCTCGAGGGCTGGAGGGAACTGGCGCCCATGGGGCGGAAGATGAACGTGTTCGGCGAACCCTTCCCCGTCCCCGAGAGTGCGTCTCCCTTCGATGAACTGGTCGCGCTCAGCGGTCGCGACCCGGGCTGGCGTCCTCCTGTGGCGGCCTGA
- a CDS encoding NUDIX hydrolase, with protein MIVWLNGAFGAGKTTAANELLELIPGSTLWNPALIGTGLKCMLPKERLAQVDDYQQLPSWRRLVADTAAALLTEVPGPLIVPMTLLRQEYRDEIFGALAARRIPVRHVLLHADETILRMRIDQSEDAEGRPDRGWCRGQLPAYRAALDWLTADAHTVETSGLTPRQTAEEVAGALREGAGSLEIVQTPEPTAETVAAGVLLFDEQDRVLLVDPTYKPGWEFPGGVVEPGEAPARAGVREVAEELGLELKTDPRLLVTDWEPPRPPGYGGIRLLFDGGCLAAAEAGRVLLPGAELRGWRFVTETEAAELLPPVRLERLRGALRARETGRPLYLEGGVPVGDQGGRDAA; from the coding sequence GTGATCGTGTGGCTCAACGGCGCCTTCGGCGCGGGCAAGACCACCGCGGCGAACGAACTTCTGGAACTGATCCCGGGCAGCACCCTGTGGAATCCGGCACTGATCGGCACGGGGCTCAAATGCATGCTCCCCAAGGAACGCCTCGCCCAGGTCGACGACTACCAGCAACTCCCTTCCTGGCGGCGGCTGGTGGCCGACACGGCCGCCGCGCTGCTCACGGAGGTGCCAGGACCGCTGATCGTCCCCATGACGCTGCTGCGGCAGGAGTACAGGGACGAGATATTCGGCGCGCTCGCCGCCCGCCGGATTCCCGTACGCCACGTCCTGCTGCACGCGGATGAAACGATCCTTCGGATGCGCATCGACCAGTCCGAGGACGCCGAGGGCCGACCCGACCGCGGCTGGTGCCGAGGACAGCTGCCCGCCTACCGCGCCGCGCTGGACTGGCTCACCGCCGACGCGCACACCGTGGAGACGTCCGGTCTGACCCCGCGGCAGACCGCGGAAGAGGTGGCAGGCGCACTGCGCGAGGGGGCCGGGAGCCTCGAGATCGTGCAGACGCCCGAACCAACGGCGGAGACCGTCGCGGCGGGCGTGCTGCTCTTCGACGAGCAGGACCGGGTGCTGCTCGTCGACCCGACCTACAAGCCGGGCTGGGAGTTCCCCGGCGGCGTCGTCGAACCCGGCGAGGCGCCGGCACGTGCCGGAGTCCGGGAAGTCGCCGAGGAGTTGGGCCTGGAGCTGAAGACGGACCCGCGGCTGCTGGTCACGGACTGGGAGCCGCCGCGGCCCCCGGGCTACGGCGGGATCCGCCTCCTCTTCGACGGAGGCTGCCTCGCGGCGGCCGAGGCCGGCCGTGTGCTGCTGCCCGGGGCCGAACTGCGTGGCTGGCGCTTCGTCACCGAGACGGAGGCCGCCGAACTGCTGCCCCCCGTACGGCTGGAGAGGCTGCGTGGCGCGTTGCGCGCACGCGAGACGGGACGCCCCCTCTACCTCGAAGGCGGCGTCCCGGTCGGCGACCAGGGCGGGCGGGACGCCGCGTAG
- a CDS encoding nitroreductase family deazaflavin-dependent oxidoreductase yields MTATHVIRPDWLTRRVLNPAVSWLARHGVTIAGARVLAVRGRKSGEWRRTPVNPLPYGGERYLVAPRGHVQWTHNMRAAGGGELHKRSHVEHFRATELADADKPEILRAYLKKWSWEVGAFFKGLDAKSSDAELLAAAHKYPVFRITTSAPPSTASDNVQDSKGGGDA; encoded by the coding sequence ATGACTGCCACGCACGTCATCAGACCCGACTGGCTCACCCGCCGCGTCCTCAACCCCGCCGTCTCCTGGCTGGCCCGGCACGGCGTCACGATCGCCGGGGCGCGCGTCCTCGCCGTACGGGGCCGCAAGAGCGGCGAGTGGCGCCGCACTCCCGTCAACCCGCTCCCGTACGGGGGCGAGCGCTACCTCGTCGCTCCCCGCGGCCATGTCCAGTGGACGCACAACATGCGGGCCGCCGGCGGAGGCGAACTGCACAAGCGCAGCCACGTCGAGCACTTCCGCGCGACCGAACTGGCCGACGCGGACAAGCCGGAGATCCTGCGCGCCTATCTGAAGAAGTGGAGCTGGGAGGTCGGCGCGTTCTTCAAGGGACTCGACGCGAAGTCCAGCGACGCCGAACTGCTGGCCGCCGCGCACAAATACCCCGTCTTCCGGATCACCACCTCGGCTCCGCCGTCCACGGCGAGCGACAACGTCCAGGACTCGAAGGGTGGCGGAGACGCCTAG
- a CDS encoding TetR/AcrR family transcriptional regulator, which translates to MTRIEGVRERARGEIIAAIKDEARRQLAAEGAAKLSLRAVARSLGMVSSALYRYFPKRDDLLTALITDSYDSLGDAAETALKESAAQADSHLARWQAVCRAHRAWALSRPHEYALIYGSPVPGYAAPASTTVAATRVARPLVTVAAEAYAARALRVPGTAGTGRQGPDPAAPGVSATPQPVLEDARELAERLDVDLPPQVLAELVAAWAQLAGLVSFELFGQFENVVAAREKFFDHAVVSLARNVGLA; encoded by the coding sequence ATGACCAGGATCGAGGGCGTCCGGGAGCGGGCACGCGGCGAGATCATCGCCGCCATCAAGGACGAAGCACGCCGGCAGCTCGCCGCAGAAGGTGCGGCCAAGCTCTCCCTGCGCGCGGTCGCGCGGAGCCTCGGCATGGTCTCGTCCGCCCTCTATCGCTACTTCCCGAAGCGCGATGACCTGCTCACCGCTCTGATCACCGATTCCTACGACTCACTCGGCGACGCCGCCGAAACCGCGCTCAAGGAGTCCGCCGCGCAGGCCGACTCGCACCTCGCGCGCTGGCAGGCCGTCTGCCGCGCCCACCGGGCATGGGCCCTCTCACGTCCGCACGAGTACGCGCTCATCTACGGGTCGCCCGTACCGGGCTACGCGGCCCCCGCCTCCACGACCGTCGCCGCAACACGCGTGGCCCGCCCCCTGGTCACCGTCGCCGCCGAGGCGTACGCCGCCCGAGCACTGCGTGTGCCCGGCACCGCCGGGACCGGGCGGCAGGGTCCGGACCCTGCCGCACCCGGTGTCTCCGCCACACCACAGCCCGTCCTGGAGGACGCCCGCGAGCTGGCGGAGCGCCTCGATGTCGACCTGCCGCCGCAGGTCCTTGCCGAACTCGTGGCGGCCTGGGCGCAGTTGGCCGGGCTGGTGAGCTTCGAGCTCTTCGGGCAGTTCGAAAACGTCGTCGCGGCCCGGGAGAAGTTCTTCGATCACGCCGTCGTCTCCCTGGCCCGCAACGTGGGGCTCGCCTGA
- a CDS encoding geranylgeranyl reductase family protein, translating to MPAPGADDLLGDEFEDDEVWDVVVVGAGPAGASAAYAAAVAGRRVLLLEKAELPRYKTCGGGIIGPSRDALPPGFDLPFRDRVHAVTFSLNGKLSRTRRSRHMLFGLVNRSELDELLVEHAVKAGARVRTGVTVTRVEQHGPSVPDRRSVAVVLSGDERPVLARAVVGADGSASRIGAHVGVKMDQVDLGLEVEIPVPRSVAEDWSGRVLVDWGPLPGSYGWVFPKGDTLTVGVISARGEGAATKRYLEDFIGRLGLAGFEPSISSGHLTRCRAEDSPLSRGRVLVCGDAAGLLEPWTREGISFALRSGRLAGEWAVRVAEAHDAVDARQQALNYAFAVKAGMGLEMGVGRRMLNVFSRRPGLLHAALSSFRPAWNVFAQFTRGATSLALVVQRPMARRALNALDRR from the coding sequence GTGCCTGCCCCGGGTGCGGACGACCTGCTCGGTGACGAGTTCGAGGACGACGAGGTCTGGGACGTGGTGGTCGTCGGCGCGGGACCGGCCGGTGCCTCGGCGGCGTACGCGGCCGCCGTCGCCGGACGACGGGTGCTGCTGCTCGAAAAGGCCGAACTGCCGCGCTACAAGACCTGCGGCGGCGGAATCATCGGTCCGTCGCGCGATGCTCTGCCGCCCGGCTTCGACCTGCCCTTCCGCGACCGTGTGCACGCGGTGACCTTCTCGCTCAACGGCAAGCTCTCGCGTACCAGGCGATCCCGGCACATGCTCTTCGGGCTGGTGAACCGCTCCGAACTGGACGAGTTGCTCGTCGAGCACGCGGTCAAGGCCGGCGCCCGGGTGCGCACGGGCGTGACCGTGACCAGGGTCGAACAGCACGGTCCCTCCGTGCCGGACCGTCGCTCCGTCGCCGTGGTGCTCTCCGGGGACGAACGCCCCGTGCTCGCCCGCGCGGTCGTCGGCGCCGACGGCAGCGCGAGCCGCATAGGGGCCCATGTCGGCGTCAAGATGGACCAGGTCGACCTCGGGCTGGAAGTGGAGATCCCGGTGCCGCGGAGCGTCGCCGAGGACTGGTCGGGGCGCGTGCTCGTCGACTGGGGCCCGCTGCCCGGCAGTTACGGCTGGGTCTTCCCCAAGGGCGACACGCTCACGGTCGGCGTCATCTCGGCACGCGGCGAAGGAGCCGCCACCAAGCGCTACTTGGAGGACTTCATCGGCCGGCTCGGTCTGGCCGGCTTCGAACCGAGCATCTCCTCGGGCCACTTGACCCGCTGCCGCGCCGAGGACTCACCGCTCTCCCGGGGCAGGGTGCTGGTCTGCGGCGACGCGGCCGGGCTGCTGGAGCCCTGGACGCGGGAGGGCATCTCCTTCGCACTGCGCTCCGGCCGGCTGGCGGGGGAGTGGGCAGTGCGCGTGGCCGAGGCCCACGACGCGGTGGACGCCCGGCAGCAGGCGCTCAACTACGCCTTCGCCGTCAAGGCGGGCATGGGACTGGAGATGGGCGTCGGACGGCGCATGCTCAACGTCTTCTCCCGCCGTCCGGGCCTGCTGCATGCGGCCCTCAGCAGCTTCCGTCCGGCTTGGAACGTCTTCGCACAGTTCACGCGGGGAGCGACCTCGTTGGCCCTGGTCGTGCAGAGGCCGATGGCGCGGCGGGCCCTGAACGCGCTCGACCGGCGGTAG